Proteins encoded by one window of Streptomyces clavuligerus:
- a CDS encoding 6-phosphofructokinase, with product MRVGVLTGGGDCPGLNAVIRGAVRKGVQEYGYEFIGYRDGWRGPLEGDTLPLAIPNVRGILPRGGTILGSSRTNPLKSRDGVRRIKDNLAKAEVDALIVIGGEDTLGVAAELHGSYGVNCVGVPKTIDNDLSATDYTFGFDTAVSIATEAIDRLHTTAESHMRVLVVEVMGRHAGWIALHSGLAGGANVILIPEQRFDIDQVCSWVTSRFQASYAPIVVIAEGAMPKDGEAVLKDGTKDSFGHVRLSGVGEWLAKEIEARTGKEARTTVLGHVQRGGTPTAFDRWLATRFGLHAIDAVREGDFGAMVSLRGTDVVRVPIAEATARLKTVDPGLYREVGVFFG from the coding sequence ATGCGCGTCGGAGTACTGACCGGGGGCGGCGACTGCCCCGGCCTCAACGCCGTCATCCGGGGTGCCGTCCGCAAGGGCGTCCAGGAGTACGGGTACGAGTTCATCGGCTACCGCGACGGCTGGCGCGGCCCGCTGGAGGGCGACACCCTCCCGCTGGCCATCCCCAACGTCCGGGGCATCCTGCCCCGCGGCGGCACCATCCTCGGCTCCTCCCGGACCAACCCCCTCAAGAGCCGGGACGGCGTCCGCCGGATCAAGGACAACCTGGCCAAGGCCGAGGTCGACGCGTTGATCGTGATCGGCGGCGAGGACACCCTCGGGGTCGCCGCCGAACTCCACGGCTCCTACGGGGTCAACTGCGTCGGCGTCCCGAAGACCATCGACAACGACCTCTCCGCGACCGACTACACCTTCGGCTTCGACACCGCCGTCTCCATCGCCACCGAGGCCATCGACCGTCTCCACACCACCGCCGAGTCGCACATGCGCGTCCTGGTGGTGGAGGTCATGGGCCGGCACGCGGGCTGGATCGCGCTCCACTCCGGGCTCGCGGGCGGCGCGAACGTCATCCTCATCCCTGAGCAGCGCTTCGACATCGACCAGGTGTGCTCCTGGGTGACCTCGCGGTTCCAGGCCAGCTACGCCCCGATCGTGGTGATCGCCGAGGGCGCGATGCCGAAGGACGGCGAGGCGGTGCTCAAGGACGGGACGAAGGACTCCTTCGGCCATGTCCGGCTCTCCGGCGTCGGCGAGTGGCTGGCCAAGGAGATCGAGGCACGCACCGGGAAGGAGGCCCGTACGACCGTCCTCGGCCATGTGCAGCGCGGCGGCACGCCGACCGCGTTCGACCGCTGGCTCGCCACCCGCTTCGGGCTGCACGCCATCGACGCGGTGCGGGAGGGCGACTTCGGCGCGATGGTCTCGCTCAGAGGGACCGATGTGGTCCGGGTACCGATCGCCGAGGCCACCGCCCGGCTGAAGACCGTCGACCCCGGGCTCTACCGTGAGGTCGGCGTCTTCTTCGGCTGA
- a CDS encoding phenazine-specific anthranilate synthase component I, with the protein MSDPGTTAATTTASEGAAPDAAAAVARLLADDRPFALLHRRTPGRAPGAADTVDLLTGPVHTYGTLAGLPVRDTPVLALVPFRQIRERGFQVRDDGTPLSALLAEESAALPLADVLDALPAHPVRVADGAFDVPDEEYAEIVRRVITEEIGRGEGANFVIRRTFTGRIDGFGRADALALFRRLLAGERGAYWTFVVHTGERTLVGASPEVHVRMSGGTVVMNPISGTFRYPPGGPDAESLLRFLDDPKERDELSMVVDEELKMMCTVGDRGGVVVGPRLKEMAHLAHTEYELRGRTSLDVREVLRETMFAATVTGSPVQNACRVIERHETGGRGYYAGALALIERDADGGQRLDSPILIRTADIDPSGGVRVPVGATLVRHSDPAGEVAETHAKAAAVLAALGVVPGRPARRAEPVRLADDPRVRAALEGRRASLAPFWLRLREPLAAPPHARALMIDAEDTFTAMLAHLLRSTGLEVSVRRYDEPGLREAALEHPGPVVLGPGPGDPCEAGDPKMRLLRGLTAELLRGHRHGVLGVCLGHELIAAELGLPLVRKRVPHQGAQERIELFGRAETVGFYNSFTARCDDAAARRLAGRGVEVARDPALGEVHALRAAHVASVQFHPESVLTLDGPRLVAGLLSGSVLPRV; encoded by the coding sequence ATGTCCGACCCAGGCACCACCGCCGCCACGACCACCGCCTCCGAAGGCGCCGCCCCCGACGCGGCTGCCGCCGTCGCGCGGCTGCTCGCGGACGACCGCCCCTTCGCCCTGCTGCACCGCCGCACCCCGGGCCGCGCCCCGGGCGCCGCCGACACCGTCGACCTGCTGACCGGGCCGGTCCACACCTACGGGACCCTCGCCGGGCTGCCCGTCCGCGACACCCCCGTGCTCGCCCTCGTCCCGTTCCGGCAGATCCGGGAGCGGGGCTTCCAGGTCCGCGACGACGGGACCCCGCTGAGCGCGCTGCTCGCCGAGGAGTCCGCCGCGCTGCCGCTCGCCGATGTGCTCGACGCCCTGCCCGCACACCCGGTGCGGGTGGCGGACGGCGCCTTCGACGTGCCCGACGAGGAGTACGCGGAGATCGTCCGACGGGTGATCACGGAGGAGATCGGCCGGGGCGAGGGGGCCAACTTCGTCATCCGCCGCACCTTCACCGGCCGGATCGACGGCTTCGGACGGGCGGACGCGCTGGCCCTGTTCCGGCGGCTGCTCGCGGGGGAACGGGGGGCGTACTGGACCTTCGTGGTGCACACGGGCGAGCGCACGCTGGTGGGCGCGAGCCCCGAGGTGCATGTGCGGATGAGCGGCGGCACGGTGGTGATGAACCCGATCAGCGGCACCTTCCGCTATCCGCCCGGCGGCCCGGACGCCGAGTCGCTGCTGCGCTTCCTCGACGACCCCAAGGAGCGGGACGAGCTGTCGATGGTGGTGGACGAGGAACTGAAGATGATGTGCACGGTCGGCGACCGGGGCGGGGTCGTGGTCGGGCCCCGGCTCAAGGAGATGGCCCACCTCGCGCACACCGAGTACGAGCTGCGCGGCCGTACCTCGCTCGATGTCCGGGAGGTGCTGCGGGAGACGATGTTCGCGGCCACCGTCACCGGCTCGCCGGTGCAGAACGCCTGCCGGGTCATCGAGCGCCACGAGACGGGCGGACGCGGCTACTACGCGGGCGCGCTGGCGCTGATCGAGCGGGACGCGGACGGCGGGCAGCGGCTGGACTCGCCGATTCTGATCCGTACCGCCGACATCGACCCCTCCGGCGGGGTACGGGTGCCGGTGGGGGCGACGCTCGTCCGGCACTCCGACCCGGCGGGCGAGGTCGCCGAGACCCACGCCAAGGCGGCGGCCGTGCTGGCGGCCCTGGGCGTGGTCCCCGGACGCCCGGCGCGGCGGGCCGAGCCGGTGCGGCTCGCGGACGACCCCCGGGTGCGGGCCGCGCTGGAGGGGCGCAGGGCCTCGCTGGCTCCGTTCTGGCTGCGGCTGCGGGAGCCGCTCGCGGCGCCGCCGCACGCCCGGGCGCTGATGATCGACGCGGAGGACACCTTCACCGCGATGCTGGCGCATCTGCTGCGCTCGACGGGGCTCGAAGTGAGTGTCCGCCGGTACGACGAGCCGGGGCTGCGGGAGGCGGCGCTGGAGCACCCCGGTCCGGTGGTGCTGGGGCCCGGCCCCGGCGACCCCTGCGAGGCGGGAGATCCGAAGATGCGGCTGCTGCGGGGGCTCACGGCCGAGCTGCTGCGCGGCCATCGGCACGGGGTGCTGGGGGTCTGTCTCGGCCATGAGCTGATCGCGGCCGAACTGGGGCTGCCGCTGGTCCGCAAGCGGGTGCCCCACCAGGGGGCGCAGGAGCGGATCGAGCTGTTCGGCCGGGCGGAGACGGTGGGCTTCTACAACAGCTTCACGGCGCGCTGCGACGACGCGGCGGCGCGGCGGCTCGCGGGGCGCGGGGTGGAGGTGGCCCGCGATCCGGCCCTGGGCGAGGTCCACGCGCTGCGGGCGGCGCATGTCGCCTCGGTGCAGTTCCACCCGGAGTCGGTGCTCACCCTGGACGGTCCCCGGCTGGTCGCGGGGCTGCTGTCCGGGTCGGTACTGCCCCGGGTCTGA
- a CDS encoding class II 3-deoxy-7-phosphoheptulonate synthase, with the protein MTVNAKTTATGGNTWRDLPAAQQPEYPDAEALRDVIADLESYPPLVFAGECDQLRARMGAVARGEAFLLQGGDCAESFDAVGADDIRAKLKTLLQMGAVLTYAASVPVVKVGRIAGQYSKPRSKPTETRDGVTLPTYRGDSVNGFAFTEEARIPDPQRLKRMYNASAATLNLVRAFTTGGYADLRQVHAWNQDFVKSSPSGQRYEQLAREIDNALNFMEACGTDPAEFRTVEFFASHEALLLDYESALTRVDSRTGHLYDVSGHMVWIGERTRQLDGAHIEFASKIRNPIGIKLGPTTTVDEALTYIDRLDPEREPGRLTFIVRMGADKVRDKLPELVEKVTASGATVAWVTDPMHGNTFEAASGHKTRRFDDVLDEVKGFFEVHKALGTHPGGIHVELTGDDVTECVGGGDEIFVDDLHQRYETACDPRLNRSQSLDLAFLVAEMYRNQ; encoded by the coding sequence GTGACCGTGAACGCTAAGACCACCGCTACCGGTGGCAACACCTGGCGAGACCTTCCCGCGGCGCAGCAGCCCGAGTACCCCGATGCCGAGGCTCTGCGCGATGTGATCGCGGACCTCGAATCGTATCCGCCGCTCGTCTTCGCGGGCGAGTGCGACCAGCTGCGCGCCCGGATGGGAGCCGTCGCCAGAGGCGAGGCGTTCCTGCTCCAGGGCGGAGACTGCGCCGAGTCCTTCGACGCGGTCGGGGCCGACGACATCCGGGCCAAGCTCAAGACCCTGCTCCAGATGGGGGCGGTGCTCACCTACGCCGCCTCCGTGCCCGTCGTCAAGGTCGGCCGTATCGCCGGTCAGTACTCGAAGCCGCGCTCCAAGCCGACCGAGACGCGCGACGGCGTGACCCTGCCCACCTACCGCGGCGACTCGGTGAACGGTTTCGCGTTCACCGAGGAGGCCCGCATCCCGGACCCGCAGCGGCTGAAGCGGATGTACAACGCGTCCGCGGCCACGCTCAACCTGGTCCGCGCCTTCACCACCGGCGGCTACGCCGACCTGCGCCAGGTGCACGCCTGGAACCAGGACTTCGTGAAGTCGTCGCCCTCCGGCCAGCGCTACGAGCAGCTCGCCCGCGAGATCGACAACGCGCTGAACTTCATGGAGGCGTGCGGCACCGACCCGGCGGAGTTCCGCACGGTCGAGTTCTTCGCCTCCCACGAGGCGCTGCTGCTCGACTACGAGTCGGCGCTGACCCGGGTCGACTCCCGCACCGGTCATCTCTACGACGTCTCCGGCCACATGGTCTGGATCGGCGAGCGCACCCGGCAGCTCGACGGGGCACACATCGAGTTCGCCTCGAAGATCCGCAACCCGATCGGGATCAAGCTCGGCCCCACGACCACCGTGGACGAGGCCCTGACCTACATCGACCGGCTGGACCCGGAGCGCGAGCCCGGCCGGCTGACCTTCATCGTCCGGATGGGCGCCGACAAGGTTCGCGACAAGCTCCCCGAGCTGGTAGAGAAGGTCACCGCCTCCGGTGCCACCGTGGCCTGGGTCACCGACCCGATGCACGGCAACACCTTCGAGGCGGCGTCCGGCCACAAGACCCGGCGTTTCGACGACGTCCTGGACGAGGTCAAGGGCTTCTTCGAGGTGCACAAGGCGCTCGGCACCCACCCCGGCGGCATCCATGTCGAGCTGACCGGCGACGACGTCACCGAGTGCGTGGGCGGCGGCGACGAGATCTTCGTCGACGATCTGCACCAGCGCTACGAGACCGCCTGTGACCCGCGGCTCAACCGCAGCCAGTCGCTGGACCTGGCCTTCCTGGTCGCGGAGATGTACCGGAACCAGTAG
- a CDS encoding (2Fe-2S)-binding protein → MNRVYVCSCFGVTEQQVKAHAKAGACTPRQIASACKAGTDCGSCVRTIQALLGRGNCPRRELADQGEPALTAAVPAPLELREAA, encoded by the coding sequence GTGAACCGCGTGTACGTCTGCTCTTGCTTCGGTGTCACGGAGCAGCAGGTGAAGGCGCACGCGAAGGCCGGAGCCTGCACCCCCCGCCAGATAGCCTCCGCCTGCAAGGCGGGCACGGACTGCGGTTCCTGCGTCCGGACGATCCAGGCGCTGCTGGGCCGGGGCAACTGCCCCCGCCGGGAGCTGGCCGACCAGGGCGAGCCCGCGCTCACCGCCGCCGTTCCCGCGCCGCTGGAGCTGCGCGAGGCCGCCTGA
- the bfr gene encoding bacterioferritin, producing MQGDPEVIEFLNEQLTGELTAINQYWLHYRIQENKGWTKLAAYTRAESIDEMKHADVLTERILFLDGLPNYQRLFHVRVGQTVTEMFQADRQVEVEAIDRLKRGIEVMRAKGDVTSANIFESILADEEHHIDYLDTQLELIESLGEPLYLAQQIEQPSG from the coding sequence ATGCAGGGCGACCCCGAGGTCATCGAATTCCTCAATGAGCAGCTGACCGGCGAGCTGACCGCGATCAACCAGTACTGGCTCCACTACCGCATCCAGGAGAACAAGGGCTGGACCAAGCTGGCCGCGTACACCCGTGCGGAGTCCATCGACGAGATGAAGCACGCGGATGTGCTCACCGAGCGGATTCTCTTCCTGGACGGGCTGCCGAACTACCAGCGGCTGTTCCATGTCCGGGTGGGACAGACGGTGACGGAGATGTTCCAGGCGGACCGGCAGGTCGAGGTCGAGGCGATCGACCGGCTCAAGCGCGGGATCGAGGTCATGCGCGCCAAGGGCGATGTCACCTCGGCGAACATCTTCGAGTCCATCCTGGCGGACGAGGAGCACCACATCGACTACCTGGACACCCAGCTCGAACTGATCGAGTCGCTGGGTGAGCCGCTGTATCTGGCCCAGCAGATCGAGCAGCCCAGCGGCTGA
- a CDS encoding sulfite oxidase-like oxidoreductase has product MGQAESRGHRAPEESALPPGQRVQRGWPVTHYGPVPKFRPERWEFRVFGATADGEKHCWTHEEFSALPFSTVVADLHCVTKFSMRGAEWGGVPARVIGALAPPAPQVTHVMVWAEYGYSANMRLADFLGEHTVFATHKDGELLTAEHGFPLRLIVPTLYAWKGPKWVRGVEYMTADRRGFWEERGYHNLGDPWREQRYSYQEEPGDGPEL; this is encoded by the coding sequence ATGGGTCAGGCGGAGAGCCGGGGACACCGCGCACCAGAGGAGTCCGCGCTTCCCCCGGGACAGCGGGTGCAACGCGGCTGGCCCGTCACCCACTACGGCCCGGTGCCCAAGTTCCGGCCCGAGCGCTGGGAGTTCCGCGTCTTCGGGGCCACGGCGGACGGCGAGAAGCACTGCTGGACCCATGAGGAGTTCTCCGCGCTCCCCTTCTCCACGGTCGTGGCCGATCTGCACTGTGTGACGAAGTTCAGCATGCGGGGGGCCGAGTGGGGCGGGGTGCCCGCCCGGGTGATCGGGGCGCTCGCGCCGCCCGCGCCGCAGGTCACCCATGTCATGGTGTGGGCCGAGTACGGCTACAGCGCGAATATGCGGCTCGCCGACTTCCTGGGGGAGCACACGGTCTTCGCCACCCACAAGGACGGCGAACTGCTCACCGCGGAGCACGGCTTTCCGCTCCGGCTGATCGTGCCCACGCTCTACGCCTGGAAGGGGCCCAAATGGGTCCGCGGTGTCGAGTACATGACCGCCGACCGCCGTGGCTTCTGGGAGGAGCGCGGCTATCACAACCTCGGTGACCCCTGGCGGGAACAGCGCTACTCGTACCAGGAGGAACCGGGCGACGGCCCGGAGCTGTGA
- a CDS encoding deoxyribonuclease IV → MRNPVGGHVPVAGGLATTGLDYARQLGAEAVQVFVANPRGWATPPGSPAQDEAFLAGCAEAGLSAWVHAPYLINFGSHSEATAERSVESMRHSLRRAREIGARGVVVHTGSATGGRARSVALAQVHELVLPLLDELTRDDDPSLLLEPTAGQGASLCSRVEDLGPYFAALESHPRLGVCLDTCHVHAAGHDLAEPEGVAKTLDLLVTTVGAGRLRLIHANDSKEAVGSHKDRHANIGAGHIGADPFGELMRHPATEGVPLIIETPGGTAGHIADVERLKSLRG, encoded by the coding sequence ATGCGCAACCCCGTCGGCGGACATGTACCCGTGGCGGGCGGCCTCGCCACGACCGGGCTGGACTACGCCCGGCAGCTCGGCGCGGAAGCCGTCCAGGTCTTTGTGGCCAACCCCCGGGGCTGGGCCACTCCCCCGGGCAGCCCGGCGCAGGACGAGGCGTTCCTCGCCGGGTGCGCCGAGGCCGGTCTCTCCGCCTGGGTGCACGCCCCGTATCTGATCAACTTCGGCTCGCACTCCGAGGCGACGGCGGAGCGCTCCGTGGAGTCGATGCGGCACTCGCTGCGGCGGGCGCGGGAGATCGGCGCCCGGGGCGTGGTGGTGCACACGGGTTCGGCGACAGGCGGCCGGGCGCGGTCGGTGGCGCTGGCGCAGGTCCATGAGCTGGTGCTGCCGCTGCTCGACGAGCTGACCCGGGACGACGATCCGTCGCTGCTGCTGGAGCCCACGGCCGGGCAGGGCGCCTCGCTCTGCTCCCGGGTGGAGGATCTCGGTCCGTATTTCGCGGCGCTGGAGAGCCACCCCCGGCTCGGGGTCTGTCTGGACACCTGCCATGTGCACGCCGCGGGCCATGACCTCGCGGAGCCCGAGGGCGTGGCGAAGACGCTCGATCTGCTGGTCACAACGGTCGGCGCGGGACGGCTCAGGCTGATCCACGCCAATGACTCGAAGGAAGCCGTCGGCTCGCACAAGGACCGGCACGCCAATATCGGCGCGGGTCACATCGGCGCGGACCCCTTCGGGGAGCTGATGCGCCACCCGGCCACCGAGGGGGTGCCGCTGATCATCGAGACCCCCGGGGGGACGGCGGGGCACATCGCCGATGTGGAGCGGCTGAAGAGCCTGCGGGGCTGA
- the pknB gene encoding Stk1 family PASTA domain-containing Ser/Thr kinase, which produces MDTTLQDPLVGQVLDGRYRVDARIAVGGMATVYRAVDTRLDRELALKVMHPSLATDAGFVQRFIREAKSVARLSHPNVVGVFDQGTDGAYVYLAMEYVAGCTLRDVLRERGALRPRAALDVLEPVLAALGAAHRAGFVHRDIKPENVLIGDDGRVKVADFGLVRAVGSHTSTSGALLGTVSYLAPEQIEDGACGTRTDVYACGVVLYEMLTGAKPHSGDTAAQVLYRHLHEDVPAPSAAVPRLAVELDELVATATARNPLLRPHDAVAMLGLTRQARAALDDEQLDLLPPGARGGAVPSRPGPVPGADEPTDVIARPLPAAEPLPGHTARLTLPPDPPEPPRTVFRPGLPRRGVLSALVAVLLVLGVGTGVWYINSGQFTRVPAVIGKSESEARAALERAGLDVRSVRRQFSETVDHGAVVSTDPGTGERIRGNGSVTLVVSRGPEVVRVPPVKGRTLADAERELERVGLAPGMVTREFNATVPQGSVVRTEPEAGVRRGPESAVALVVSKGAPVEVPGVTGSALQEARDELEGAGFTVEVASGRVHSAQEPGTVARQSAPAGTELATGDTVTLTVSKGPRTATVPDVTGQGAGAARDTLESAGFRVKTEKNFPYLGDTVESQSPGGGDRAPEGSTVTIKIKGL; this is translated from the coding sequence GTGGACACGACCCTCCAGGACCCCCTCGTCGGGCAGGTGCTCGACGGCCGCTACCGCGTCGACGCGCGGATCGCGGTCGGCGGCATGGCGACGGTCTACCGGGCCGTCGACACCCGTCTCGACCGCGAGCTGGCGCTCAAGGTCATGCACCCGTCCCTCGCCACCGACGCCGGATTCGTCCAGCGCTTCATCCGCGAGGCCAAGTCGGTCGCCCGGCTCTCCCACCCCAATGTGGTGGGGGTCTTCGACCAGGGCACGGACGGCGCGTACGTCTATCTGGCGATGGAGTATGTCGCCGGGTGCACCCTGCGGGACGTTCTGCGGGAACGGGGCGCGCTCCGGCCGAGGGCCGCGCTGGACGTCCTGGAGCCGGTGCTCGCCGCGCTCGGGGCGGCGCACCGGGCGGGCTTCGTCCATCGTGACATCAAGCCCGAGAACGTCCTGATCGGCGACGACGGCCGGGTCAAGGTCGCGGACTTCGGGCTGGTCCGGGCCGTGGGCTCGCACACCAGCACCTCCGGGGCGCTGCTGGGCACGGTCTCCTATCTCGCGCCCGAGCAGATCGAGGACGGCGCCTGCGGGACCCGTACGGACGTCTACGCCTGCGGTGTGGTGCTGTACGAGATGCTGACGGGCGCCAAGCCGCACTCCGGCGACACCGCGGCCCAGGTGCTCTACCGGCATCTGCACGAGGACGTCCCGGCCCCGTCGGCCGCCGTGCCGCGGCTCGCCGTGGAGCTGGACGAGCTGGTCGCGACGGCGACCGCCCGGAATCCGCTGCTCCGGCCGCACGACGCGGTGGCCATGCTGGGGCTGACCCGGCAGGCGCGGGCCGCGCTCGACGACGAACAGCTCGATCTGCTGCCGCCGGGTGCCCGGGGCGGCGCCGTCCCGTCCCGGCCGGGCCCGGTGCCCGGTGCCGACGAGCCCACGGACGTGATCGCCCGGCCGCTGCCCGCGGCGGAGCCGCTGCCCGGGCACACGGCCCGGCTGACCCTGCCGCCCGACCCGCCGGAGCCGCCCCGGACCGTCTTCCGCCCCGGGCTGCCCCGGCGCGGTGTGCTGTCCGCCCTGGTGGCGGTGCTGCTGGTCCTCGGGGTCGGCACCGGGGTCTGGTACATCAACTCCGGGCAGTTCACCCGGGTCCCGGCCGTCATCGGCAAGAGCGAGAGCGAGGCCCGTGCGGCACTGGAGCGGGCCGGGCTCGACGTCCGTTCGGTACGGAGGCAGTTCAGCGAGACGGTCGACCACGGTGCGGTGGTCTCCACCGACCCGGGGACGGGTGAACGCATCCGGGGCAACGGCTCGGTGACCCTCGTGGTCTCGCGCGGCCCGGAGGTGGTCCGGGTGCCCCCGGTGAAGGGCAGGACGCTCGCCGACGCGGAACGCGAGCTGGAACGGGTGGGACTGGCGCCGGGGATGGTCACCCGGGAGTTCAACGCGACGGTTCCGCAGGGTTCGGTGGTACGGACCGAGCCGGAGGCCGGGGTGCGGCGCGGTCCGGAGTCGGCGGTGGCCCTGGTCGTCAGCAAGGGCGCGCCGGTCGAGGTGCCCGGGGTGACCGGCTCCGCCCTCCAGGAGGCGCGGGACGAGCTGGAGGGCGCGGGCTTCACCGTCGAGGTGGCGTCCGGACGGGTCCACTCCGCGCAGGAGCCCGGGACCGTGGCCCGCCAGTCGGCGCCCGCCGGGACGGAGCTGGCCACCGGTGACACGGTGACGCTGACCGTGTCGAAGGGGCCGCGCACGGCCACCGTTCCCGATGTCACCGGGCAGGGCGCCGGGGCGGCCCGGGACACGCTGGAGTCCGCCGGGTTCCGGGTGAAGACCGAGAAGAACTTCCCGTACCTCGGGGACACGGTGGAGAGCCAGTCCCCCGGCGGGGGCGACCGGGCCCCCGAGGGCAGCACCGTCACCATCAAGATCAAGGGACTGTAG